One Roseimicrobium gellanilyticum DNA window includes the following coding sequences:
- a CDS encoding FKBP-type peptidyl-prolyl cis-trans isomerase — protein MKRLCTLLAATAALASCSSPEPAKPAPTPAPPATEGPLSPGSTTAGYTTTASGLQYKVVQPGSGRRPTAASTVTVHYRGTLLNGTEFDSSYSRGVPATFPLNGVIPGWTEGLQLMQEGAQYEFVIPSHLAYGTRGAPPDIGPNETLRFVVALIRVE, from the coding sequence CGCCCTGGCATCGTGCTCCTCACCGGAGCCTGCAAAGCCAGCCCCGACTCCCGCTCCACCCGCTACGGAAGGTCCACTGTCCCCCGGCAGCACGACGGCCGGCTACACCACCACGGCCTCCGGACTGCAGTACAAGGTGGTACAACCTGGCTCCGGGCGCCGTCCCACCGCCGCCAGCACGGTCACGGTGCACTACCGAGGCACGCTGCTCAATGGCACGGAATTTGACAGTTCTTATAGCCGGGGTGTGCCCGCCACCTTCCCCTTGAACGGTGTGATCCCGGGATGGACAGAGGGCCTCCAGCTCATGCAGGAAGGGGCGCAATATGAATTCGTCATTCCCTCCCACCTCGCCTACGGCACTCGTGGCGCTCCCCCGGACATAGGTCCGAATGAGACGCTGCGCTTTGTGGTGGCGTTGATTCGGGTGGAGTAG